The window CGACAATGAAACCTTTAGCTGTCTACACGCCGGCCTTAGAGCAGGGCTTTGAGGCATTTGATTGGTTAGAGGACAAGCCCCTCAATATCGAAGGCTATCAGCCAAAAAATTACGATAAAAAATTTCGCGGTGAAGTGACGATGTATAATGCCGTTATCCAATCCTATAATGTACCGGCGGTGTGGTTATTGGATAAGCTGGGCTTAAAATATGGAGTGAATGCTGTGGAGCGTTTTGGCATTCCACTGCAAGAGGATGATCAATCACTTAGTCTTGCACTTGGCGGTATGTCAAAGGGGACCTCTCCATTGTTAATGGCCCAGGCCTACACCGCATTTGCAAACGATGGACTAATGGTCGATGCACATGCGATTCAAAGAATAGAAGCCGCAAACGGTGAGCTGTTAAGTAAATGGCAGAAAAATGCCAAAAGGGTTACGGACCAAGAGGTTGCACAAAAGATGACCTATATGTTAAGAGGCGTTGTGAAGGAAGGAACCGGAACAAAGGCAAAGGTGAATCATTATGAAATTGCTGGTAAAACCGGAACCACACAGCTTCCGTTTGAAAAGGACGGGGCGAAGGATTATTGGTTTGTCGGCTATACACCTTCGTTAACAGGTGCCATTTGGCTGGGCTATGACCGCACAGATGAAACCCATTACTTAACTGCCGCAGACAGCGGAACGGCTATGATGCTATTCCAAAAAGTGATTTCGATGTCTGCTTCAGAGCTTTCGGATAAATCCTTCGATTTATCCTTGATTGAGAAAACATACAATCAAGAGTGGAGCAGTATGAAAAAGGAAGAGGAAAAGAAACAAAAAGAAGAAGAAAAACGGGAAAAAGAGGAAGAAGAGAGAAAGAAGAAAGAAGAAAAAAAGCGAAAAAAAGAAGAAAAGCATAAGGAAAGGAAGAAAGAAAAAAAGGATGAAGACGAGGAAGAAGAGGATGAGAACGAGGAAGATGCAGACGAGTCTAGCTTCTACTTTTGGCGCTAGTTTTTTGCCAAAGCAAATGGCATGAGAAAGTTCAATCTTCTGTACAGACGAAAGTATAATAAACCAGCCTAATCAAACACTATAAAAAGCTGATTTTATCCTGAGTATGGAAACAAAAGCATTATTGAACACTTATCCATCAATGAATGATAAAGTGAACATAATATGCTAAAAGAAAAGGGGATATCATGATCAATCAAAACTCAAGCAATGCTGGTTGGAATTTTGACAATAGCTACGCCCGGCTCCCTAAGTTATTTTATAACAAGCAAAACCCGGTTCCGGTTGATTCACCGCGATTAGTGGTGTTAAATGAGAAGCTAGCTGCTTCACTTGGCCTGGACGCTCAATCGTTAAAAGAGGAAGAGAGTATCCATGTGTTTTCCGGCAACCGACTTCCTGAAGGAGCGGCACCGCTTGCGCAAGCCTATGCAGGACATCAGTTCGGACATTTTACGATGCTGGGTGATGGTCGCGCCGTCCTCTTAGGTGAGCAAATCGACCATGGGGGTAATCGTTTTGATATCCAACTAAAAGGATCTGGCAGAACACCTTTCTCGCGCGGGGGAGACGGTCGAGCTGCACTAGGACCGATGCTGCGAGAGTATATTATTAGTGAAGCGATGTATGGACTGGGGATTCCGACGACCCGGAGCCTGGCAGTTGTCACGACCGGAGAAAAGATTCTTCGTGAAACAGAGCTGCCGGGTGCTATTTTAACCCGTGTGGCAGCCAGTCACATCCGTGTTGGTACCTTTCAGTATGCGGCCGCATGGGGCAAGGATGAGGAAATTAAGGCGCTGGCAGACTATACCATTAAGCGGCACTATCCAGACATTGAAATAGATGATGACCGTTATCTTACCCTGCTGCGTGAAGTGATGAAAAAACAGGCGGAACTGATCGCAAAATGGATGCTGACAGGCTTTATCCACGGTGTCATGAATACCGATAATATGGCCATTAGCGGTGAAACAATCGATTATGGTCCTTGTGCTTTCATGGATACTTATGATCCGGCAACGGTATTTAGCTCTATCGATCGGGAGGGGCGTTATGCCTATAGCAATCAGCCGATTATTGCTGGCTGGAATCTTGCTCGGTTTGCAGAAACTCTATTGCCGCTTCTAGCTCGTGATGAAGAAAAGGCAGTGGAAATTGCTCAGGAGGAGCTTTCAAGCTATATGGACATGTATCGAGCACACTGGCTAAGCGGGATGAGAGCAAAGCTCGGCATCTTGAATGCAGAACAGGAGGACCAGGCTCTGATCGAGAAGCTCCTAGATATGATGCAAAAGCATCGGGCTGATTTTACCAACACGTTCCGTGCTTTGACCTTGGATAAGCCAGAGGATACGGTCATGAAGGGTATCAAGGCATTTGACGATTGGTATAGCATATGGAAGTCTAGGTTAAAGAGGCAGGAGGGTACGCTAGAGGAGGCCCAGCAGCTGATGCGCCATTCCAATCCTTCTGTCATACCGCGTAATCACCGCGTGGAAGAAGCACTAAAGGCTGCAGTGGAGGAGAATGACTTCAGCGTGATGGAAAGGCTTGTCAATGTCCTTTCAAAGCCATTTGCTTACACTTCTGAACACGAGGAATATTGCACCCTTCCAGAGTCATCAAACATACCTTATCGAACCTTTTGTGGTACCTAATAGAAAAGGCTGCTAGGAGCTCTAGCAGCCTTTTATATATATAAGTTTGAAATAATGGCTTATTTTTTAACAGCATGGATAAAATGAATCGTTTCGAAAGCAGACAAATAATCGGTGCGTTTCTGAAAGTAACGCTCTTGTATCATGGTTGGAGTTACATGCTCATAAATCAATAAACCGGAGTCTTCTAAAAGCTTCTCGATTTCTTGATAAGCATAACACGATTTCATTGGTTCACCGCCGGCAAAGGCCATTTTTATCATGTTTTCAACTCGGTTAGACCTTCCTTTTTCCGCAAAAAGCCTTTCATCTGCATAATCAAATACAATGGAGCTTCCCGGTGGCAGCTCTGAAAATAAATGTTTTAATAAGCTTGATAATTCATCTTTTGTCAGATAATAGGACACCCCTAATAGGCTAAAGAAGGTTTTTGCTTTTGTAGTAAATCCTTCATCCTTTAAGCCTTGAAATGAGATGGCACCGCTAAAATTCTTAGCAGAAAAGTGAAGAT of the Bacillus tuaregi genome contains:
- a CDS encoding protein adenylyltransferase SelO; amino-acid sequence: MINQNSSNAGWNFDNSYARLPKLFYNKQNPVPVDSPRLVVLNEKLAASLGLDAQSLKEEESIHVFSGNRLPEGAAPLAQAYAGHQFGHFTMLGDGRAVLLGEQIDHGGNRFDIQLKGSGRTPFSRGGDGRAALGPMLREYIISEAMYGLGIPTTRSLAVVTTGEKILRETELPGAILTRVAASHIRVGTFQYAAAWGKDEEIKALADYTIKRHYPDIEIDDDRYLTLLREVMKKQAELIAKWMLTGFIHGVMNTDNMAISGETIDYGPCAFMDTYDPATVFSSIDREGRYAYSNQPIIAGWNLARFAETLLPLLARDEEKAVEIAQEELSSYMDMYRAHWLSGMRAKLGILNAEQEDQALIEKLLDMMQKHRADFTNTFRALTLDKPEDTVMKGIKAFDDWYSIWKSRLKRQEGTLEEAQQLMRHSNPSVIPRNHRVEEALKAAVEENDFSVMERLVNVLSKPFAYTSEHEEYCTLPESSNIPYRTFCGT